The following are encoded together in the Fusarium keratoplasticum isolate Fu6.1 chromosome 1, whole genome shotgun sequence genome:
- a CDS encoding CENP-V/GFA domain-containing protein produces the protein MTESSNTKTLEAKCFCGSVHFKVDVPVSSLPFLTHLCHCSLCRYASGAPCIFHAALPPDVIPKFVAPSSEKNMTGLLIGNGIGTWNFCSTCGCHIACIAVDKRTWTPSTSIFIDGSEYFHIRKHIYSKSTKDGGIAQALTHTRGQDFIDWNPPDDRPDAKIVESRPEVGEDGKERLRVECGCKGVSFTIPRPSQEVIDDEYMSQFVSHRDKSKWHATFDACDDCRLVNGTHVVGWTFIPLSVCEPPIKDDLLIGTAKTFKSSDEVLRSFCGTCGATIFFSHSDRRPGTKQHIVDLATGILRAPEGVMAENWLTWRGRLAWYDSGKKYDKEFTESLQEGMNKMVLDRHGVVDDYSIG, from the coding sequence ATGACAGAGtccagcaacaccaagacccttgaGGCCAAGTGCTTCTGTGGATCTGTCCACTTCAAAGTCGACGTGCCTGTGTCCTCTCTGCCGTTTCTTACCCATCTCTGCCATTGCAGCCTTTGCAGATATGCCTCAGGAGCACCATGCATCTTTCATGCGGCGCTACCCCCGGACGTCATCCCCAAGTTCGTGGCACCATCGTCGGAGAAGAACATGACGGGTCTCCTCATCGGAAACGGGATTGGGACTTGGAACTTTTGTTCAACCTGCGGCTGCCACATTGCCTGCATTGCGGTCGACAAGAGGACCTGGACGCCCTCCACCTCCATCTTTATCGACGGTTCTGAGTACTTTCACATCCGCAAGCACATCTATAGCAAGTCGACAAAGGATGGTGGCATTGCGCAGGCGTTGACGCACACGAGGGGCCAAGATTTTATCGACTGGAACCCCCCTGATGACAGGCCGGATGCAAAGATCGTCGAATCACGCCCCGAGGTtggtgaggatggaaagGAACGTCTTCGCGTCGAGTGCGGGTGCAAGGGTGTTTCCTTCACGATCCCTCGACCAAGCCAGGAGGTTATCGACGACGAGTACATGTCCCAGTTCGTATCTCACAGGGACAAGTCGAAATGGCATGCCACGTTTGATGCGTGTGACGACTGCCGCCTCGTCAATGGGACTCATGTCGTGGGATGGACCTTTATCCCCCTTTCGGTGTGTGAGCCTCCCATCAAGGATGACCTCCTCATCGGCACGGCAAAGACCTTCAAGTCGTCAGATGAAGTCTTGAGATCCTTCTGTGGCACCTGTGGAGCGACAATTTTCTTCTCCCACAGTGATCGACGACCGGGAACCAAGCAGCACATCGTCGACTTGGCGACGGGTATCCTGAGAGCCCCCGAGGGCGTCATGGCAGAGAACTGGCTCACTTGGCGAGGAAGGCTGGCATGGTATGACAGCGGCAAGAAATACGATAAAGAATTTACAGAGTCGCTGCAGGAGGGAATGAACAAGATGGTGTTGGATAGACACGGCGTGGTTGATGATTACAGTATCGGTTGA
- a CDS encoding Folylpolyglutamate synthase produces MRHVSWRAIRQPFRFIAVSRASLYTMASSSRSYNDAIDALNSLQTPFDIIEARRKAGIRPDAVSIKEMKTYLHRIGYTPSDLDRLKIVHVAGTKGKGSTCAFVDSILSQYQNSYPALRKTGLFTSPHLIAVRERIRINSTPISEELFAKYFFQVWDRLEAAPKGEGDELMAPRPIYARYLTLMSWHVFLQEGVDVAVYETGIGGEYDATNVVERPVASGISTLGIDHVFALGDTVAKIAWHKAGIMKTGSAAFTIEQVPDADEVLRKRAAEKKVDLKVLDIDPRLEAVKIRPDAVFQKRNATLAVALAETALEKIGVPLPPKTEPLPKEFVEGLEKVVWRGRCEVKKEEKVTWHVDGAHTSDSLKMSAKWFKDETSGCPGPRVMIFNQQGRSEAVDFLDSVFKATKRDGKPAFDHVIFCTNVTYAASGYKRDFVNRQYDPAEIDKMTVQHRFAEKWSALDPEANVKVMPTIEQSIDYARHVGEGLPEGETVQALITGSLHLVGGALGILEKADAL; encoded by the exons ATGCGTCATGTATCTTGGCGAGCTATCAGGCAACCCTTCAGATTCATAGCAGTTTCGAGAGCCTCCCTATACACCATGGCTTCTTCAAGTCGATCCTACAAT GACGCTATTGATGCGCTCAACTCACTTCAGACGCCTTTCGACATAATAGAGGCTCGGAGGAAGGCTGGTATTCGACCAGATGCCGTGTCTATCAAAGAGATGAAGACCTATCTTCATCGAATCGGCTATACC CCCTCAGACTTGGACCGCCTCAAGATAGTTCACGTAGCGGGAACAAAAGGCAAGGGAAGCACCTGCGCATTTGTcgactccatcttgtcccAGTATCAGAACTCGTATCCCGCCTTGCGCAAGACGGGCCTCTTCACCTCTCCGCACCTCATTGCTGTACGCGAGCGTATCCGAATCAACTCGACGCCCATCTCAGAGGAGCTCTTTGCAAAGTACTTTTTCCAAGTCTGGGATCGTCTGGAGGCGGCGCCCAAGGGGGAAGGTGATGAACTCATGGCGCCCCGGCCCATCTACGCACGATACCTGACGTTGATGAGTTGGCATGTGTTCCTTCAAGAGGGCGTGGATGTTGCCGTCTATGAAACAGGAATTGGAGGCGAATACGATGCGACGAATGTCGTCGAGAGGCCTGTGGCATCAGGGATCAGCACGCTGGGCATCGATCACGTCTTTGCGCTGGGTGACACGGTTGCAAAGATTGCATGGCACAAGGCCGGCATCATGAAGACCGGCAGCGCGGCCTTTACCATTGAGCAAGTCCCTGACGCGGATGAGGTCCTGAGGAAGAGAGcggcggagaagaaggttgacCTGAAGGTTCTGGATATCGACCCTCGActggaggctgtcaagatcCGACCGGACGCTGTCTTTCAGAAGCGCAATGCCACCCTGGCTGTTGCTCTAGCTGAGACTGCACTGGAAAAGATCGGAGTTCCTCTACCACCAAAGACGGAACCACTACCGAAGGAGTTTGTCGAAGGCCTCGAAAAGGTTGTGTGGAGAGGTCGAtgcgaggtcaagaaggaggaaaaggtgACCTGGCATGTCGACGGCGCCCATACTTCCGACAGTCTTAAGATGTCGGCCAAGTGGTTCAAGGATGAAACTTCAGGATG CCCTGGTCCTCGTGTCATGATCTTCAACCAGCAAGGTCGCTCCGAGGCTGTCGACTTCCTTGATTCTGTGTTCAAGGCGACGAAGCGAGACGGCAAACCTGCTTTTGACCATGTCATCTTCTGCACCAACGTCACATACGCCGCCTCTGGCTACAAGCGAGACTTTGTCAACCGACAGTACGACCCGGCTGAGATCGACAAGATGACGGTTCAGCATCGCTTCGCCGAGAAGTGGTCAGCTCTGGACCCAGAAGCCAACGTCAAGGTCATGCCGACGATTGAGCAGTCCATCGACTATGCCCGGCACGTCGGCGAGGGTCTCCCTGAGGGTGAGACGGTGCAGGCTTTGATTACAGGGAGTCTGCATCTCGTTGGAGGAGCTCTGGGCATTCTGGAAAAGGCTGACGCTCTGTGA
- a CDS encoding Folylpolyglutamate synthase gives MRYCCSLLSSYARVRVLAMSSTSTGRRITTASRSYSEALGLLSQLYSNRQITHLFEKTPGSSSANKPVEDLNALAIPEMRQWLRRAGYEPKDLARLRHIHVAGTKGKGSVSAFATGMLRQYETIGTYTSPHLVSPRERIAIQGEPVSQGLFAEAFFELWERFSDTAKKEGMSTAEAEGPNSKPFFFRFMTILAWHIFLREKVDSVVLECGIGGEYDATNVVPPEAVSVAVLTQLGIDHVAMLGDTVEKISWHKAGIFKPGVRGFVRKIEEKPSVRRVLQERAVERGAELVEIDDALVEQWGGVPGRLPGNFQKYNQALAVLAVREHLGMGSDPKTALLNLPDKMIQGLKEANIRGRCEVIQQGHIGWHLDGAHTKDSMQEVAKWFVAALGADESAVLVFNQQERDAAELLTVLLDAIRDASGRENIFSHAFFTRNDQDKPVDGETRDLEVQLRVARTMDERAPGCDTKTFDNIQDTVAEVRKIAEQGGSHQKVLATGSMYLAGGILRALEPEGLL, from the coding sequence ATGCGATACTGTTGCTCACTGCTCAGCAGCTACGCCAGAGTGCGCGTCTTAGCCATGAGCTCGACAAGCACTGGTCGGCGCATCACCACCGCATCTCGCAGCTACAGCGAGgctctcggcctcctctcGCAGCTCTACTCCAACCGCCAAATCACCCATCTTTTTGAAAAGACTCCCGGCTCCAGCTCTGCAAATAAGCCAGTCGAGGATCTCAATGCCTTGGCCATCCCAGAAATGCGCCAATGGCTCCGCCGCGCAGGTTACGAGCCCAAGGACCTCGCCCGCCTCAGACACATACACGTCGCTGGTACAAAGGGGAAAGGCTCCGTGAGTGCTTTCGCTACAGGTATGCTGCGACAATACGAAACAATTGGGACATATACGAGCCCGCATCTCGTCAGCCCTCGAGAGCGCATTGCCATCCAAGGCGAGCCGGTCTCCCAAGGCCTCTTCGCTGAGGCCTTCTTCGAGCTGTGGGAGCGATTCTCCGACACGGCCAAGAAAGAAGGCATGAGCACTGCAGAAGCCGAGGGACCAAACTCGaaacccttcttctttcgaTTCATGACCATCCTCGCATGGCACATCTTCCTACGGGAGAAGGTCGACAGTGTTGTTCTCGAGTGTGGAATCGGTGGCGAATACGATGCTACCAACGTGGTGCCGCCCGAGGCTGTCTCGGTCGCTGTCTTGACACAGCTGGGTATCGATCACGTTGCCATGCTAGGCGATACGGTCGAGAAGATCTCCTGGCACAAGGCCGGCATCTTCAAGCCCGGCGTGCGTGGTTTCGTCCGCAAGATAGAGGAGAAGCCCAGCGTGAGGCGTGTCCTGCAAGAGAGAGCGGTAGAGAGAGGCGCCGAGCTCGTCGAGATAGACGACGCTCTTGTTGAGCAATGGGGAGGTGTGCCAGGCAGACTCCCTGGAAACTTTCAAAAGTACAACCAAGCACTCGCTGTGCTCGCTGTACGAGAGCATTTGGGCATGGGCAGTGACCCCAAGACTGCCCTTCTGAACCTCCCAGACAAGATGATCCAGGGTCTGAAGGAGGCAAACATTCGAGGCCGCTGCGAGGTCATCCAGCAGGGGCACATCggatggcatcttgatggTGCGCACACCAAGGACAGCATGCAAGAGGTTGCGAAGTGGTTCGTTGCTGCGCTCGGTGCAGACGAGTCGGCAGTTCTCGTCTTTAACCAACAGGAGAGAGACGCAGCTGAACTCTTAACGGTGCTGCTCGACGCTATCCGAGATGCATCGGGACGGGAAAATATCTTTAGTCATGCCTTTTTCACGAGAAATGATCAGGATAAGCCCGTCGACGGCGAGACTAGAGACCTGGAGGTGCAGCTTCGCGTAGCCCGAACGATGGATGAAAGGGCACCAGGCTGCGACACAAAGACGTTTGACAACATTCAGGATACAGTCGCTGAAGTAAGAAAGATTGCGGAACAAGGTGGTTCACATCAAAAGGTCTTGGCGACGGGGAGCATGTATCTTGCAGGGGGTATCTTACGGGCCTTGGAGCCCGAGGGTCTATTATAG